The window GGAAGCGGGGAGTCGTCGTCTCCCGACTCGTCGCCACCGTCACCCGCACCGCCGATCTCCACGCGCGTCGTGTCCTTCTCCGAGAGCAGTGGCTCGTACCGCCCGTCGCCGGTCTGCCAGCGGGCCTGGTCGTAGTCCGTCACGGCCCCACCTCCGCGAGTGCCGCGACGAGTCCATCTACGGCCCCGACGTTCGTCTCCGTCACGCAGAGCTGAATCTCGTGTTCGCCGACGACGTGGACCGCGTACCCCTCCTCGGCGAGGTCGCCCGCGACCGCCGGTGCCGGCTGGTCGGTCGAGACGACGAACTCCCGGAAGTGGTGTCGGTCGTCGACGGGGGCCTGCAGGCCGCCCACCTCGTCGATCCGGTGTGCGAGGTCACGGGCGTAGCGCACACAGTCCTCGGCGAGGTCGACCATCCCGTCGGGTCCGAGGTGCGCGACGTGCATCGCGGTCCGGAGTGCGACCCACGCCTGGTTCGTGCAGATGTTGCTCGTCGCGCGCTCCTTCCGGATGTGCTGTTCGCGGGTCTGGAGCGTCAGCGTGTAGGCGCGGTTACCGCGCCCGTCCTCGCTCGCGCCGACCAGTCGGCCGGGCACCTGCCGGAGGTAGTCCTCGCGCGTGGCGAAGATACCGAGTCCCATCCCGTAGCTCGTCGGCATCCCGAGTGCCCCCGCGCTCCCGACGACCACGTCCGCGCCGACGCTCGCCGGTTCCTGCAGGAGCGACAGCGCGAGCAGGTCGGTCCCGAGACAGAACAGCGCCTCGTTCTCGTCTGCCAGCGCGCCGATGTCGGTCAGTCGCTCCTCGATACAGCCCCGAACCGTCGGGTTCTCGGCGTAGACGAGGACGGTCTCCGCGTCCGCGAGGTCGGCGAGCGCGTCCACGTCCGCAGTGCCCTCGCTCGTCGGGTACTCCGCGACCGTCAGGTCGGAGCCGGTGACGTAGTTGTCCAGCACCGCGCGTTTCCCGTCTCTGAGGCTGTCGGGGACCAGCACGGTCGATCCGGAGGCAGAGCGAACGCGGTCCGCGAGTCTGGCGGCTTCGGCGAGTGCGGTCGCCGAGTCGTACATCGAGCAGTTGGCGACGCCCAGCCCCGTCAGTTCGACCAGCATCGACTGGTACTCGAACAGGACCTGGAGGAAGCCCTGCGTGATCTCGGGTTGGTACTGGGTGTAACTCGTCAGAAACTCCGACCGGTCCGCGAGGTGGTCCACCGGCGAGGGGACGTAGTGATCGTAGTGCCCCCGGCCCATGAACTCCACGAGGTCGTCGTTGCGCGAGAGCATCTCGGCGACCTCGTGTCTGATCTCGCGTTCGGTGCGCGGCGCGATGTCGAACACGCCGTCGAAGCCGACACCGTCGGGAATGTCGAACAGGTCGGCCTCCGACTCGGCACCGACCTCGTCCAGCATCGCCCGCGTCTCGGCTGGCGTGTGCGGTGCGAAGGGTGTGCCGCTCATCTGTCGGCTCCGGGTACGTCTGTACGGACTGCGGCCGTCGGTCGTCCCCCGGCGGACGGACCGACGCGCGTGTTACGGGAGAGATGCATCGTGGGTACTTCGATCACGGGACTCACCGAGACTAAGCCTTACGCAGTCGGCGAGGGAGGTAGTTGCGTAACTCCGTAGGCACCGACTGTCGGCACGGGCGTCTGCGGAGTGGCCGACTGGTGGCAGACGATTCCGTAGAGAGACCGACTATCGCCACGGGCGTCCGCGTAGTGCCAGACTGGCGGCAGACGCACCGGTGTAGTGGCTCGCTGTCGGGAGAGAGCTATCTGGTAGGCACCGGATTACGAAGCGGTTCGCACACGACACGTTCGGTATGGGAGTCCCACGACGTACCGTCCTCGTCGGGGCCGCCGTGACGCTCGCCGGTTGTAGCGGGGTGACGACCGGTGGTGACTCGGGGACCGACAGCCGAGCGGGTGACACGAACGACTCCGGAGAGACGACCGCCACGCCGGACGAGACCACGACCGAGTCGGCGGGCTGTGACCCGGCCGACGTGACGCGTCCAGCAGTGCCGACCGACGCGGCTGTCGAGGGGCAGTCGTATCCATCGCCCCCCGCAGCACCGACGACCAGTTCGGTGACGGCGTTCCTCAGCGAGTTCGAGACGGCGTTCGCGTGGAACCGTGCCGTCGGCGAGTACTCCGAGGTGACCGGGGTGAGGGTGCAGACGCTCGACGCCTTCGAACCTGTCGCGGTCGACCAGGGCTTCCGCGCCACCGGCAGGATGCGAGTGTTCGTCGTGATCGACGAGGGCGACGGCGACCGCCGAGTGGAGCGGTACGACTACGCCGCCAGCTACTTCGTCGGCGACGGTGGTGTCTACCGCGCCGAGACGGCCGACAGACAGACCGACCCACGGGAGAGCGCGGGCCGACAGCTCGTCGCGTGCAGTGCAGACGGGGAGAACTGAGGGTCGTTACTCGATCTGGTCGCGGTACGCCTCGGCCGACAGCAGGTCGTCGAGTTCGCTCTCGTCGGCGAGGGCGACCTCCAGCATCCAGCCGTCGCCGTAGGGGTCGTCGTTGACCAGTTCCGGCTGATCGAACAGGTCGTCGTTGACGGCCGTGACCTCGCCGGAGACCGGTGCGTACAGGTCCGAGACGGCCTTGATCGACTCGACGACGCCGAACGTCTCGCCGGCCGAGACGTCGTCGCCGACGCCGGGGAGTTCGACGAACACCACGTCGCCGAGTTCGTCCTGCGCGAAGTCGCTGATTCCGACGCGGACGGTGCCGTCGTCGCGTCGTGCCCATTCGTGTGAGTCCAGATAGTGTGTGTCGTCGGGTACGTCGAACATCAGTAGTCCTCCAGGAAGGGTGGGGTCACAACTTTCGCGCGTTTCTGCTGGCCGCGCACGACGACCCGGACGCGCGTGCCGGGGTCGGCGTGGTCCGCCGGGAGGTAGCCGAGGGCGATGGGTTCGTTCAGCGTCGGACTCATCGTCCCCGAGGTGACGGTGCCGACGACGTGGCCGTCCTCGTCGGTCACGTCGTAGCCGGTCCGGGGGACACCCCGATCCAACAGGGTGAGACCGACGAACTTCTCCGCGACGCCCTCAGCGTGGGCCGCCTCCAGTGCGTCCCGCCCGAGGAACTCCGTGTCGAGTTTGACGGTGAAGCCGATGCCGGCCTCGTAGGGCGTCCGGGGGTTCGACTCGTGGTCGAAGTCCTGTCCGGAGAGGAGATAGCCCATCTCGATACGGAGCGTGTCGCGCGCGCCGAGACCACAGGGCTGGCAGTCGACGGCGTCCCAGACCGTCTCGGCCTCGCTCGTCGGCACGAGCAGTTCGTAACCGTCCTCGCCGGTGTAGCCGGTCCGGGCGGTCCAGCAGTCCACACCCGCGACATCGGCGTACTGCGCCTCGAACTTCGAGAGGTTCCGGATCGGTGCGTCGGTCTGTTCGGCGACGAGATCCGGTGCGTCCGGGCCTTGGACCGCGAACATGGCGTACTCGTCGGTCGCGTTGCGGACCGTCGCGTCGAGGTCCCACTCGTCGCGGTGGTCGATCCACCAGTCGTGGATCTCCTCGTCGTGGCCCGCGTTCGGGACGAACAGGTAGCTCGCGTCGTCGGTCGGCAGTCGGTAGACCACCGTGTCGTCGATGATCGCGCCCTCCGCGTCGGTGATCGCCGCGTACTGGGAGTCACCGGGCGAGAGCGCGGTCACGTCGTTCGTCGTGAGCCGTTGCATGAGCGCGGTCGCGTCGGGACCCGCGACCTCTATCTCGCCCATGTGGGACACGTCGAAGATGCCGGCCGCCTCCCGGACGGCCGTGTGCTCCTCGCGGATCGAGTCGAACTCGACGGGCATATCCCACCCGCCGAACTCGGTGAACTTCGCCCCGCGTTCGGCGTGTCGCTCCCGTAACGGCGGTTTCCGAAGGGCCATACTCGAACGTCGGCTTTCCGCACAAAATGCTTTGGTATGTCGGCCGGCGTCACCGCTGGCGGCGAACTCGCCGACAAGAGGCGTCTCCCTCCCGAAAACACGGATCGAGGCCACCGTGTGGTTCGGTGACAGACGTGACAACTTTGGGTTATTTGTGGGATACTGCCGACCTTCGTCTGTCGATTGAGCCAGTTTCAACCTACTGGTGAAAGTCGGACGAGAGGCGTTTTCAGCTGTAGAAAACGCTCCTAACGGATTAAGACGCCTTCGTTCGAGAGAGTAACTATGAGCCGTCAGCAGGGGTCGGAGTTCGTGGTCGAGTGCAGTAGCTGTAACCAACCGTGGGTCTTCGCCGACAAGCAGGAGGCGTGGAAGTTCTGGATCAACCACGCGGACCACTACGGGCACCGCGCCGAGGAACCCGCCGCCGCACCGAAGGCCGATCCGCAGGAGTCGTAGGCGCGTCTGTTCTCGGTGGCCACAGCAGTCGAGAGCGACTGCGATGTCCCCGGAGTTGGGGAGAGTGGACCGGGTGACTCCGACGTCGTGCGGAGAGAAAGAGAGACGGGGAGACTGAGAGACTGGGAGAAGAAGAGATGGAGAGAAGAAGGCACCTCCGAGCGACTGTGACGGAGAACTACGACCCAAAGCTATAAGTCACCGTCGCCCGAAGTATTTACTATGAGCGTAGTAAGTTTCTCCACGACCGACACCGCCGACGTGAGCGCCACCGAGACCCGCCGCACCGCGACCTTCGCGGAGATGTCCGACGCGATGCAGATCTACTGAGGCCCGACTCTTCCGGCGGACTGTCGCACGTCTCCTCGCGTCTCACGAACTGGCCAGCAAGCGGAGCGTCTCGGTACGTTTCTGTAGCGCGTGTTGTTAGCACACTTCAGGAACCGTCATGGTCTCAGATGTGGTATCTATCTCAACGGCGGTACACGCCGACCACAATCATGAGTGACAAACCCCACCAGAACCTAGCGATCATCGGCCACGTCGACCACGGCAAGTCCACCCTCGTCGGACGACTGCTGTTCGAGACGGGGTCGGTCCCGGACCACGTCATCGAGCAGTACCGCGAGGAGGCCGAGTCGAAGGGCAAGTCCGGCTTCGAGTTCGCCTACGTGATGGACAACCTCGCCGAGGAGCGTGAGCGCGGTGTCACCATCGACATCGCCCACCAGCGGTTCGACACGGACAAGTACTACTTCACCATCGTGGACACGCCCGGTCACCGCGACTTCGTGAAGAACATGATCACGGGCGCGAGCCAGGCCGACCACGCCGTACTGGTCGTCGCCGCGGACGACGGCGTCGCCCCGCAGACCCGCGAGCACGTCTTCCTCGCGCGCACGCTGGGCATCGACGAACTCATCGTCGCGGTCAACAAGATGGACGTCGTCGACTACAGCGAGAGCGACTACAAGGCAGTCGTGAGCGAGGTGAAGGAACTGCTCGGACAGGTCCGCTTCGACACCGACGACGCGCGGTTCATCCCCATCTCGGCGTTCGAGGGCGACAACGTCGCCGAACCGTCCGAGCACATGTCGTGGTTCGACGGTCCGACCATCCTCGAGGCGCTGAACGACCTGCCGGAGCCACAACCCCCGACGGACGCCCCGCTCCGCGTCCCGATCCAGGACGTCTACACCATCTCCGGCATCGGGACCGTCCCGGTCGGGCGCGTCGAGACTGGCATGCTGAAAAACGGGATGGACGTCGTGTTCAACCCCTCCGGCGCGCGTGGTGAAGTGAAGACCATCGAGATGCACCACGAGGAAGTCGACCAGGCCGGTCCGGGCGACAACGTCGGATTCAACGTCCGTGGCGTCGGCAAGGACGACATCCGGCGCGGGGACGTGGCCGGCGAGGCCTCGAACCCCCCGCGCATCGCGGAGACGTTCAAGGCACAGATCGTCGTCATGCAGCACCCCTCGGTCATCACCGCCGGTTACACACCGGTCCTGCACGCCCACACCGCACAGGTCGCCGTGACCTTCGAGACCATCGACGCGAAACTCGACCCGAAGACCGGCGAAGTGGCGGAGGAGAACCCGGACTTCATCAAGTCCGGCGACGCCGCCATCGTGACGCTCCGCCCGCAGAAGCCACTCTCCATCGAGGTCGCCGGCGAGATTCCGGAACTCGGCTCCTTCGCGGTCCGCGACATGGGCCAGACCATCGCCGCCGGGAAGGTACTGGAGATCACCGACCGCGAGTGAGAACGCCGTCGCTGGCGTCCGAACAGAAGTGACCCGAGTCGGCCTCGGGGAGTCGTCCGGGTACGCTGGCGGGGTGCCGTGCAGTCGTGCAGTCGTGTCGGTTACGCCAGTTCGAGGACGATCTCGCCGTCGCGGCTCTTGTAGACGATCCGGTCACCGATCTCGACCTCGTCGCCGGACGCCGCGAGTTCTTCGCGGACTGCTTTGATCAGACTGATCCGCCAACGATCCGTCACTTTCGTCGTGCCCAGGATTTCCTCCTCGTCTGACATCGTTGAGTCTCACGTGGGCATTGTAGTTATGGACTTTTAGCTATTCAGACGAATTAGTCAAAAGTACCAACAAAATTTATATACTAGATATCCACTGCCGGGTGAAAGTGGTAACACGGCTGACGAGAAACAGCCCGCACTACCACGAGCCGTGGTATCACTCGCCCGAGACGTTCGCCGTATCTACCGGATAACGGACATGTTTGAGACTCGGGAACGACACGGGAGCGCAGTGGCCGTCGGCACGAGTCGGGACCGGTCACGGTCGGGTCGTGGTCGACAGAGCGGCGACTCCCGAGTCGGCGGGCGGGGAGGAGATGCCGGGGTGTACCGGCGACGGGTACTCGGTCTGTGTCGGGCGAGTTACTGCTTTTCGGTGATCGTCAGGGTGTACTCGCCGCTCCCGTCGTAGGAGTCCACGAGCATCTGGAGGTCCGTGGACGTGTCCGGGTTCGAGATGGTGATCGTCTCCTGGCTGTCGGTCGTCCAGGAGCGGTAGTCGTATGCACTCGTGCTCGGACAGTAGGTCGTACCGGTGCTGGCGTAGAGGTCGAAGTCGGCGAAGCTCGGTCCGTCGAGTTCGACGACCACCTCCGAGGGACTACTGTAGGTCCACGCGTAGCTCCAGCACTTGGAGTCGGCGTAACTCGACAGGCTGTCCGTGACCGACGAGGTGGTGGAGTCACCGCCGCCACCGCCGTCTCCGCCGTCGTCACCGCCACCGCCGCCGCCCGAACCCGGTTCGGTCTCGACAGCGTTCGCGGCGTCGACGCGACCCGACCCCTGCTCGTCGCTGGACAGGCCGACGTCGACTGCCGTCGCCTTGAGGTGCGAGCGCAGGTCGGCAGGCGACAGGTCGTACTGCGCCTGTGCGAGCCCCGCGACGCCGGAGACGACAGGGGTCGCCATCGACGTCCCGGAGATACGCTTGTACTTCGTGCTGGTCGTCCACGTCGAGAGCACGTCCGTCCCCGGTGCGGCGACGTCCGTGTTCGGGCCGTAGTTGGAGTACGTGGCGAGGTTCTCGTTCTGGTCCAGCGCGGAGACGGCGAGACACTCGCTGTAGGCGGCCGGGTAGGAGACGGACCCGGAGGAGTCGTTCCCGTTCGCCGCGATGGGGAGCGTTCCGTTGTTCACGGCGTACGAGACGGCGTTCTTCATCGTGCTGGTGTAGCCACCGCCACCGAGCGAGAGGTTGACCACGTCGGCACCCTGGTCGGCGGCCCACTGGATGGCGTCCGCGATGTCGGCCGTCGACCCGGACCCGGACTCCGAGAGCGCGCGCCCGGAGAGGATGGTGGAGTTGCTGATGCCCGAGACACCGACGCCGTTGTCGGTCGTCGCGGCCGCGATACCGGCGACGTGCGTGCCGTGGTACTCGTCGGCGAGGACGTCCGGGTACGGGTCGCCGTCGCCGTCGACGAAGTCCTGCCCCACGTCGGAGCCGAACTGCGCCGAGAGGTCCTCGTGGTCGTACTTGACGCCCTGGTCGACGACCGCGATGGAGACACTGGCCGACCCGAGTGTCGTGTCCCACGCGGCCGGGGCGTTGACCTGTTGTGGGGCGTACTGGTCGCCGAATCGGGGGTCACTCGGCGTCAGCAGCGCCTGGTGGGTCGCGTTCTGCTCGGCGTACTTGACGCGATCCTTCTTCGTGACGGCGTCGACGAAGTTCTGCCGAGCCGTGTCTGCGGCCTCGGCCGGGAACTTCACGGCGACGTAGCCGAGCTGTTTGTTCTCGTGGACGATGTCGGCGTTGCCCGGCACCGCGT of the Salinirubrum litoreum genome contains:
- the gcvH gene encoding glycine cleavage system protein GcvH, producing MFDVPDDTHYLDSHEWARRDDGTVRVGISDFAQDELGDVVFVELPGVGDDVSAGETFGVVESIKAVSDLYAPVSGEVTAVNDDLFDQPELVNDDPYGDGWMLEVALADESELDDLLSAEAYRDQIE
- a CDS encoding S8 family serine peptidase, with protein sequence MADDSTPDLNRRGFLKTTGAVGTAAAFAGVTQATPGRSPGAKEDEILVGVSKTADSPSGAVADAVPGNADIVHENKQLGYVAVKFPAEAADTARQNFVDAVTKKDRVKYAEQNATHQALLTPSDPRFGDQYAPQQVNAPAAWDTTLGSASVSIAVVDQGVKYDHEDLSAQFGSDVGQDFVDGDGDPYPDVLADEYHGTHVAGIAAATTDNGVGVSGISNSTILSGRALSESGSGSTADIADAIQWAADQGADVVNLSLGGGGYTSTMKNAVSYAVNNGTLPIAANGNDSSGSVSYPAAYSECLAVSALDQNENLATYSNYGPNTDVAAPGTDVLSTWTTSTKYKRISGTSMATPVVSGVAGLAQAQYDLSPADLRSHLKATAVDVGLSSDEQGSGRVDAANAVETEPGSGGGGGGDDGGDGGGGGDSTTSSVTDSLSSYADSKCWSYAWTYSSPSEVVVELDGPSFADFDLYASTGTTYCPSTSAYDYRSWTTDSQETITISNPDTSTDLQMLVDSYDGSGEYTLTITEKQ
- the gcvT gene encoding glycine cleavage system aminomethyltransferase GcvT, which translates into the protein MALRKPPLRERHAERGAKFTEFGGWDMPVEFDSIREEHTAVREAAGIFDVSHMGEIEVAGPDATALMQRLTTNDVTALSPGDSQYAAITDAEGAIIDDTVVYRLPTDDASYLFVPNAGHDEEIHDWWIDHRDEWDLDATVRNATDEYAMFAVQGPDAPDLVAEQTDAPIRNLSKFEAQYADVAGVDCWTARTGYTGEDGYELLVPTSEAETVWDAVDCQPCGLGARDTLRIEMGYLLSGQDFDHESNPRTPYEAGIGFTVKLDTEFLGRDALEAAHAEGVAEKFVGLTLLDRGVPRTGYDVTDEDGHVVGTVTSGTMSPTLNEPIALGYLPADHADPGTRVRVVVRGQQKRAKVVTPPFLEDY
- the tuf gene encoding translation elongation factor EF-1 subunit alpha; the encoded protein is MSDKPHQNLAIIGHVDHGKSTLVGRLLFETGSVPDHVIEQYREEAESKGKSGFEFAYVMDNLAEERERGVTIDIAHQRFDTDKYYFTIVDTPGHRDFVKNMITGASQADHAVLVVAADDGVAPQTREHVFLARTLGIDELIVAVNKMDVVDYSESDYKAVVSEVKELLGQVRFDTDDARFIPISAFEGDNVAEPSEHMSWFDGPTILEALNDLPEPQPPTDAPLRVPIQDVYTISGIGTVPVGRVETGMLKNGMDVVFNPSGARGEVKTIEMHHEEVDQAGPGDNVGFNVRGVGKDDIRRGDVAGEASNPPRIAETFKAQIVVMQHPSVITAGYTPVLHAHTAQVAVTFETIDAKLDPKTGEVAEENPDFIKSGDAAIVTLRPQKPLSIEVAGEIPELGSFAVRDMGQTIAAGKVLEITDRE
- the gcvPA gene encoding aminomethyl-transferring glycine dehydrogenase subunit GcvPA; this encodes MSGTPFAPHTPAETRAMLDEVGAESEADLFDIPDGVGFDGVFDIAPRTEREIRHEVAEMLSRNDDLVEFMGRGHYDHYVPSPVDHLADRSEFLTSYTQYQPEITQGFLQVLFEYQSMLVELTGLGVANCSMYDSATALAEAARLADRVRSASGSTVLVPDSLRDGKRAVLDNYVTGSDLTVAEYPTSEGTADVDALADLADAETVLVYAENPTVRGCIEERLTDIGALADENEALFCLGTDLLALSLLQEPASVGADVVVGSAGALGMPTSYGMGLGIFATREDYLRQVPGRLVGASEDGRGNRAYTLTLQTREQHIRKERATSNICTNQAWVALRTAMHVAHLGPDGMVDLAEDCVRYARDLAHRIDEVGGLQAPVDDRHHFREFVVSTDQPAPAVAGDLAEEGYAVHVVGEHEIQLCVTETNVGAVDGLVAALAEVGP